The proteins below come from a single Maylandia zebra isolate NMK-2024a linkage group LG23, Mzebra_GT3a, whole genome shotgun sequence genomic window:
- the s100b gene encoding protein S100-B, with protein MTDLETSMATILAVFQKYSEREGDKHKLKKSELKDLLHDELPDLMAHVNDQAALDSLMDSLDTDGDAECNFQEFMTFISVVTVCCHEFFKDEHE; from the exons ATGACTGACCTGGAGACCTCGATGGCCACCATCCTCGCTGTGTTTCAGAAGTATTCGGAGAGAGAAGGAGACAAACATAAACTGAAGAAGAGCGAGCTGAAGGACCTGCTTCATGACGAGCTCCCAGATCTGATGGCG CATGTGAATGACCAGGCTGCGCTGGACAGCCTGATGGACAGCCTGGACACCGATGGCGACGCCGAGTGCAACTTTCAGGAGTTCATGACATTCATCTCCGTAGTTACCGTCTGTTGCCACGAGTTTTTCAAGGACGAGCACGAATAA